The Erythrolamprus reginae isolate rEryReg1 chromosome 3, rEryReg1.hap1, whole genome shotgun sequence genome contains a region encoding:
- the ZHX2 gene encoding zinc fingers and homeoboxes protein 2, translated as MASKRKSTTPCMVRASEAPESSDPMDCSAGKSPGAPEQDLGNNLAASKDVYENDCEVIEGKSSPANPVKKTLGGYECKYCPFSTQNLNEFTEHIDTQHPNVILNPLYVCSECNFTTKKYDSLSEHNAKLHPEENNFKLKLIKLNNQTVLEQSIEVTGNPGVIETADSEGVGDTNKAAQIVNLGKPKGEAKEASIDNHVDRVPQLFSDTTEPITCINGAEVLQDILAHVMPSVQLPPNINLVPKVPVPLNSTKYNSALDTNSTMISSFNKFPYPTQAELSWLTAASKHPEEQIRIWFATQRLKHGISWSPEEVEEARKKMFNGTIQPTHQTIAVLPAHVATAKMPQPLIQTAMPCQILSQTGLVLTQVSNRSNVSPITLTVAANQGQKRGAQNQLAAPEAKRQHVNPIEVLAKQNVSPAPVSTSTVPHSTVLPSPSSDRKKTKEQIAALRSSFIVTQFPDDAEVYRLIEVTGLSRSEIKKWFSDYRYRNQRGISHITSESVAKEHLTLSSARQDQPHHPYPAFISQHFKGKTQKQMAILEESFLKNAFPTHIELERLRTDARMTRREVECWFAERRKLRDSMEQAILDSMGSSVKKKDPVASNGATNQTETVSSSQPPTSSLKGSTAFAPSNQEQIRLLKNMFVRTEWPSPQEYDELAAQTGLTRTEIVRWFKENRSSLRMGTLKWLDQYQQQKATDECAETKGPKPPGPKNNHDDAQLPNKENQKVGKLGAESPEHSDVQSSQNSQDGEEKPKADNVNWVQLSIDDEAASVCVESWNETGPKSKTDLDSESISGDNADT; from the coding sequence ATGGCAAGCAAAAGGAAGTCAACAACTCCATGTATGGTGCGAGCATCTGAAGCACCAGAGTCCAGTGACCCCATGGACTGCAGTGCAGGAAAATCACCTGGTGCTCCCGAGCAGGATTTAGGAAATAATTTGGCAGCCAGCAAGGATGTTTATGAGAATGACTGTGAAGTGATCGAAGGGAAGTCTTCTCCAGCCAACCCGGTGAAGAAAACCCTCGGTGGTTACGAATGTAAGTACTGCCCGTTCTCCACCCAGAACTTGAACGAATTCACAGAGCACATAGACACCCAACATCCCAATGTGATTCTCAACCCCCTATACGTGTGCTCCGAATGTAACTTTACAACCAAAAAGTACGATTCCTTATCCGAGCACAACGCAAAACTCCATCCAGAAGAAAACAATTTCAAGCTAAAGCTAATCAAGCTCAACAATCAGACCGTCTTAGAACAATCCATTGAGGTGACAGGCAATCCAGGTGTAATTGAAACCGCTGACTCTGAAGGGGTAGGCGATACCAACAAAGCAGCCCAGATCGTTAACCTAGGAAAGCCTAAAGGTGAGGCCAAGGAAGCCTCCATTGACAACCATGTTGATAGGGTTCCTCAACTTTTTTCAGATACCACTGAGCCAATTACTTGTATTAATGGAGCAGAAGTCCTTCAAGATATTCTGGCCCACGTGATGCCCTCTGTACAGCTCCCGCCAAATATCAACCTAGTTCCCAAAGTCCCCGTTCCCCTGAATAGTACCAAATACAATTCCGCGCTAGACACTAACTCTACCATGATCAGTTCCTTCAACAAGTTTCCGTATCCTACGCAAGCAGAATTGTCATGGCTGACGGCCGCCTCCAAGCACCCCGAAGAGCAGATTCGGATCTGGTTTGCCACTCAGCGTTTGAAGCACGGCATCAGCTGGTCTCCAGAAGAGGTGGAAGAGGCAAGGAAGAAGATGTTTAATGGCACCATCCAGCCAACCCACCAGACCATTGCTGTTCTCCCAGCCCACGTTGCCACGGCCAAGATGCCCCAGCCGCTGATTCAGACAGCCATGCCTTGCCAGATACTCAGTCAGACTGGCCTAGTATTGACCCAAGTCTCCAACAGATCCAATGTTTCCCCAATTACCCTCACTGTGGCTGCCAACCAGGGTCAGAAACGGGGTGCGCAGAACCAGCTGGCTGCCCCAGAAGCCAAACGTCAGCATGTCAACCCAATCGAGGTCTTGGCCAAGCAAAACGTGTCTCCTGCCCCAGTAAGCACATCGACAGTGCCACACTCAACCGTATTGCCATCGCCAAGCAGCGACCGCAAAAAAACCAAGGAACAGATCGCTGCTCTGAGGTCCAGCTTCATTGTCACCCAGTTTCCCGACGATGCGGAGGTTTACAGACTCATTGAAGTCACTGGGCTCTCCAGGAGTGAAATCAAGAAGTGGTTCAGCGACTATCGTTACCGGAATCAGCGGGGAATCAGCCACATCACAAGCGAATCTGTCGCCAAGGAACATCTTACTCTAAGTAGCGCCCGACAGGACCAACCCCACCATCCCTATCCAGCTTTCATTTCCCAGCACTTCAAAGGGAAAACTCAAAAACAAATGGCCATCCTTGAGGAAAGCTTCCTTAAAAACGCTTTCCCGACACATATCGAGTTGGAGAGACTTAGGACCGATGCCAGGATGACCAGGAGAGAGGTGGAATGCTGGTTTGCCGAGCGGAGGAAACTTAGGGATAGTATGGAACAAGCCATCTTAGACTCGATGGGATCAAGCGTAAAGAAGAAGGACCCAGTTGCTTCCAACGGTGCCACCAATCAAACAGAGACAGTCAGCAGCTCCCAACCTCCAACGTCTTCACTAAAAGGCTCCACGGCCTTTGCTCCCAGCAACCAAGAGCAGATCCGCTTACTGAAGAACATGTTTGTTAGAACTGAGTGGCCTTCCCCACAGGAGTACGATGAATTGGCAGCTCAGACAGGACTCACCAGGACGGAAATAGTCCGTTGGTTCAAAGAGAACAGAAGCTCGCTAAGAATGGGGACCTTGAAGTGGCTAGACCAGTATCAACAGCAGAAGGCCACTGATGAATGTGCAGAAACTAAGGGTCCAAAGCCACCTGGGCCAAAGAATAATCATGATGACGCTCAGCTACCCAACAAGGAGAACCAGAAAGTTGGGAAGCTCGGGGCAGAAAGCCCAGAACACTCTGATGTTCAGAGTAGCCAAAATAGTCAGGATGGTGAAGAAAAACCAAAGGCTGACAATGTAAATTGGGTGCAGCTCAGTATAGATGACGAAGCTGCTTCAGTCTGCGTAGAGAGCTGGAACGAAACGGGACCTAAAAGCAAAACAGATTTGGATTCTGAAAGTATATCTGGTGATAACGCTGACACCTAG
- the DERL1 gene encoding derlin-1, producing MSDFGDWFRSVPLITRYWFAAAIAVPLLGKLGLISPVYLFLWPDAFINRFQIWRPITATFYFPVGPGTGFLYLVNLYFLYQYSSRLETGAFNGRPADYMFMLLFNWICIVITGLAMNMQLLMIPLIMSVLYVWAQLNRDMIVTFWFGTRFKACYLPWVILGFNYIIGGSIINELIGNLVGHLYFFLMFKYPMDLGGRNFLSTPQFLYKWLPSTRGGISGFGIPPASVRRPADNRQGDMRHNWGQGFRLGDQ from the exons ATGTCGGACTTCGGGGACTGGTTCCGGAGCGTCCCGCTTATTACCCGCTATTGGTTTGCGGCTGCCATCGCGGTGCCCCTCTTGGGCAAGCTAGGCCTGATCAGCCCCGTTTACCTCTTCCTGTGGCCCGACGCCTTCATCAACCGCTTCCAG ATCTGGAGGCCAATAACTGCCACATTTTATTTCCCTGTTGGCCCAGGGACAGGCTTCCTGTATCTGGTGAATCTCTATTTTTTGTATCAGTATTCATCACGTCTGGAAACAG GTGCTTTCAATGGAAGGCCTGCCGACTACATGTTCATGCTGCTGTTCAACTGGATTTGCATAGTC ATTACTGGCTTAGCAATGAATATGCAA TTGCTGATGATACCCCTAATCATGTCCGTACTTTACGTTTGGGCCCAGCTAAACAGAGACATGATTGTGACATTTTGGTTTGGGACCCGGTTTAAG GCATGCTATCTGCCATGGGTTATCCTGGGATTCAACTATATCATTGGAGGCTC CATCATCAATGAACTGATCGGCAACTTGGTTGGTCATCTGTACTTTTTCTTAATGTTTAAATATCCAATGGATTTGGGAGGAAGAAATTTTCTGTCAACACCTCAGTTTCT GTACAAATGGCTGCCCAGCACAAGAGGAGGGATATCTGGATTTGGAATTCCTCCAGCCAGTGTGCGAAGACCCGCAGATAATCGCCAGGGAGATATGAGACACAACTGGGGACAGGGCTTCCGGCTGGGTGatcaatga